The window GTACGAGGACGGCACCATCGGCATCATGCGCGTGGCCGACGGTCGCGTGCAGAAGGCCGACTTCCTCTCGGGCAACGCCAAGACAGTCGAGGAACACAATGCCAAGCTCGCCAGCGATCCCGTCACGGGGGAACTCGGCGAACTCGGCTTCGGCACGCAGCTCCTGCCCTTCTCGGGCCGCGACATCCAGGACGAAAAGGTGCGCGGCACCATCCACGTCGCCACCGGACGCAGCGACCATCTCGGCGGCAGTCTCACGCCGGAAAAATTCGCCAATCACAAGAACGCGACCCACGACGACATCCTCTTCGCGCCGCACAAGACGCCGGAGATTCGCGTTGTGCAGGCCCGCATGTTCCGCAATGGCGAAACCACCGTGCTCATCGAGGACTTCGAGCCCTCGGCGTACCTGAACGGCCTTCTCGCTTGAGCGCGAATCCCTACGAGTCCGACCGGTTTCTCGACGAGTATCTCCTCTTCCACTACGGAACGGCGGAGGAGATCCTCGGTGATGTGCCAGCACCGCGCGAGGCGCTGGACTTCGCCGTACGGAGCGTGACGTCCCTTATCGATCCGCCGGAGTCCCGCCTGCCTGTCGCGCTCGACATCGGGTGCGCCGTCGGGCGCTCGACCTTTGAGCTGACGCTCTTTGCCGACGCGGTCACCGGCATCGACTACTCCCACCGATTCATCCAGGCCGCCCAACACTTGCAGGCCCAGGGCAGCATAGAGGCCGGGAAAATCGTCGAGGGCGACATCAGCGAGCGCTTCCTCGCCGCCGTACCACCGGGTGTGATTCGCTCCCGGGCGCGCTTTTTCCAAGGCGACGCTATGGCGCTGCCTCAGGACCTCTGCCCGGCGGATATCGTGCTTGCCGCCAATCTCATCTGCCGCCTGCCCGACCCGGCCATCTTTCTCGCCCGACTTCCCTCGCTGGTAAAACCTGGCGGCCAGCTCCTGCTCACGACGCCATTTACGTGGCTCGACACCTACACGCCCCGTGACAAGTGGCTGGGCGGTCGACCTGGCGGCCCGAGTGGCTTCGAGGCACTGCAGACGAGACTGGAGGAGCACTTCGATCTGGAGCACACGATCGACTTGCCATTTCTCATCAGGGAACACTCCCGGAAGTTCCAATACGGCATCGCGCTCGGCTCCCGCTGGCGGCGAAAGCCCTGAGGGATTACGATTCCCACCCGACAGGGAAAATCCCGATCACGCTCAGGAAGCAGGCGCATTCAGAGCGCCAGATGCTCCGCATGATGGCTGGCGAGGTCAAGCAAGCTGCCAGACGCCTGCCGCCTGCGGGCGAGCTTTACGACATCGACAAATAACTCGCTCCAACTCGCCAGATCGATTCGTTCCCGAAAATCTCGAAGACCGCCAAAGCCTTCGCGCCCTTTGCGACCTTCTGTAAAAGGTCAGTCGATCGTCAGCATGGCAGCGCCGAAGACTCCGGCGCTGTCGCCCAGCGTAGGCTTCAGGAAGGCCGTGCGGACTTCGTGATTGAAGACAAACTTCGCCACCTCGGCGCGGGTCCTTTCGTCGTAAAGCAGGTCGATATTGCCCACGCCGCCCCCGATGACCACGGCATGCGGATCGATGATATTGATCACCACCGCGATGGCTTCGGCAAATTTCGTGCGCAGGCGCTCCAGCGTTGCCACGGCGGCGGGTTCGCCTGCTGCGGCTCGCTGGGAAATCTCGGGAAGGCGGATCTTCTGGCCGGTTTCCCCCGCGTAATAGCGCTCGAGAGACGGGCCGGCTATCACCT of the Terrimicrobium sacchariphilum genome contains:
- a CDS encoding putative 4-mercaptohistidine N1-methyltransferase, with the protein product MSANPYESDRFLDEYLLFHYGTAEEILGDVPAPREALDFAVRSVTSLIDPPESRLPVALDIGCAVGRSTFELTLFADAVTGIDYSHRFIQAAQHLQAQGSIEAGKIVEGDISERFLAAVPPGVIRSRARFFQGDAMALPQDLCPADIVLAANLICRLPDPAIFLARLPSLVKPGGQLLLTTPFTWLDTYTPRDKWLGGRPGGPSGFEALQTRLEEHFDLEHTIDLPFLIREHSRKFQYGIALGSRWRRKP